One Syntrophales bacterium genomic region harbors:
- a CDS encoding DegT/DnrJ/EryC1/StrS family aminotransferase, with translation MTVIPMVDLQRQYKILKTEIDTAILDVLNDGRFILGPNVSELEREVAAYHGVPFAIGVASGTDALLLALRACGIGDGDEVITTPFTFMATAEVISLLQARPVFVDIRPDTFNIDPGKIEEKITGKTKAIIPVHLFGHPADMEPLVALCRKYHLKIIEDCAQAFGALYHGKPVGAFGDCGCFSFFPSKNLAAYGDGGMVIAQDEETAHNLKLLRNHGSEVKYYHKAPGYNSRLDEIQAAVVRVKLRRLTAFNEARRSNAERYRKSIKRDDVILPMEREGCRHVYHQFTIRSKKRDLIMKALADNDISSAVYYPLPLHRQEAFARWKTADEKLLNSEQCAAEVLSLPMFPELREEEILHISDVINHAS, from the coding sequence ATGACCGTGATACCCATGGTAGATCTGCAAAGACAGTACAAAATCCTGAAAACCGAAATAGATACGGCAATCCTTGATGTCCTAAACGATGGCCGGTTTATCCTCGGGCCCAATGTCTCGGAACTGGAAAGGGAAGTCGCCGCCTACCACGGGGTTCCTTTCGCCATCGGAGTGGCCAGCGGGACAGATGCCCTGCTCCTCGCCCTTAGGGCGTGCGGCATAGGGGATGGAGATGAGGTCATCACCACCCCCTTTACCTTCATGGCCACGGCAGAGGTCATATCCCTGCTGCAAGCAAGGCCTGTCTTTGTGGATATCCGCCCTGATACATTTAATATTGATCCCGGAAAAATCGAGGAAAAGATCACCGGAAAAACGAAGGCCATCATCCCTGTACACCTTTTCGGCCACCCAGCGGATATGGAGCCCCTTGTCGCCCTCTGTCGGAAGTACCACCTCAAAATCATCGAGGACTGCGCCCAGGCGTTCGGCGCTTTATATCATGGGAAACCGGTGGGCGCTTTTGGTGACTGCGGCTGTTTCAGTTTCTTCCCCAGCAAGAATTTGGCCGCCTACGGCGACGGCGGAATGGTCATCGCCCAGGATGAAGAAACGGCACACAACCTCAAACTCCTCCGGAATCACGGTAGTGAGGTCAAATACTACCATAAAGCCCCCGGCTATAACAGCCGTCTCGACGAGATACAAGCCGCCGTGGTTCGGGTTAAGCTGAGGAGACTAACTGCCTTTAACGAAGCGCGCCGATCGAATGCGGAGAGATACAGGAAATCCATCAAAAGGGATGATGTTATCCTGCCCATGGAAAGAGAGGGATGCAGGCATGTATATCACCAGTTTACCATCCGCTCGAAAAAAAGGGACCTCATCATGAAAGCCCTGGCAGACAACGATATCTCTTCCGCCGTCTATTATCCCCTTCCCTTACACCGCCAGGAGGCCTTTGCCCGCTGGAAAACCGCTGACGAGAAGTTATTGAACAGTGAACAATGTGCGGCAGAAGTTCTTTCCCTTCCCATGTTTCCCGAACTGAGGGAAGAAGAAATCCTCCACATCAGCGACGTGATCAATCATGCATCCTGA
- a CDS encoding Gfo/Idh/MocA family oxidoreductase, producing the protein MSKVRIGVVGIGHLGNYHLQKYQKLPHTEIVAVADTVEERARKAALVYNCEAYTDYRKLIGTVDAVSITVPTGYHYLIAKDFLEAGADVLLEKPIATTLGQADELITIAEKKKTIFQIGFLERFNPAVVALKTVLGEPLFIEAHRLHPFFERGTDVDVILDLMIHDLDIIMNFVKSPIKHIDAVGVPVLSDKVDIANVRLVFSSGCVANITASRISNKVMQKIRFFGREGYHAVDYGKRELVSLGRKNSEGEQVKITPNQVEVKPLDPLEEEIRSFLKAVTDRTSPPVSGSEGRVSLELALRIIKEIQTAGEPVL; encoded by the coding sequence ATGAGTAAGGTCAGAATTGGTGTGGTGGGAATCGGTCATCTGGGAAACTACCACCTGCAAAAGTACCAAAAATTACCGCATACCGAAATAGTTGCGGTGGCGGACACCGTGGAGGAGCGTGCCCGAAAGGCCGCCCTAGTTTACAACTGTGAGGCATATACTGATTACAGGAAACTTATCGGAACAGTAGATGCCGTCAGCATTACCGTTCCCACCGGGTACCATTACCTTATAGCAAAGGACTTTCTTGAGGCAGGGGCCGATGTCCTCTTGGAAAAACCGATCGCCACAACCCTCGGCCAAGCCGATGAACTGATAACAATTGCCGAGAAAAAAAAGACGATCTTCCAGATCGGATTTCTGGAACGGTTCAACCCGGCCGTGGTTGCCTTGAAAACGGTGCTGGGGGAGCCCCTCTTTATCGAGGCCCACCGCCTGCATCCTTTTTTCGAGCGGGGAACGGATGTGGATGTCATCCTCGACTTGATGATTCACGACCTCGACATCATCATGAATTTTGTAAAATCACCCATAAAGCATATAGATGCCGTGGGCGTTCCTGTTCTCTCGGATAAGGTGGATATTGCCAACGTCAGATTGGTCTTTTCAAGCGGATGTGTGGCCAATATCACCGCCAGCAGAATCAGTAACAAGGTCATGCAGAAGATACGTTTCTTCGGGCGGGAGGGGTATCACGCCGTGGACTACGGGAAGCGGGAACTGGTCTCCCTGGGCAGAAAAAACAGTGAGGGGGAACAGGTAAAGATCACCCCCAACCAGGTGGAGGTAAAACCCCTGGACCCCCTGGAAGAGGAAATCAGGTCTTTCCTGAAAGCGGTTACAGACAGGACGTCTCCCCCCGTCTCCGGAAGTGAGGGGAGGGTCTCCCTCGAGCTGGCCCTCCGTATCATCAAAGAGATACAGACCGCCGGGGAGCCGGTACTATGA
- the lpxA gene encoding acyl-ACP--UDP-N-acetylglucosamine O-acyltransferase, producing the protein MNIHPTAIVSPHAHFEEGVEVGPYTIIGADVHIGKNTIIGPHVVVEDHTDIGEECRIFQFSSLGGAPQDLKFKGEKTRLIIGNHNTIREFVTINRATSADIGVTIIGDHNLLMAYCHVAHNCKLGNHIVMANAATLAGHIHVEDFAIIGGLTGIHQFTRIGAHCIIGGASAVAKDVPPYIMAAGNHAKPYGLNLIGMKRRGFKEETIKALKEAYRLIFRSSLLLTVAIERVENEVADTPEVRHFIDFIQKSERGIIR; encoded by the coding sequence ATGAACATTCATCCCACGGCGATCGTATCTCCCCATGCCCACTTCGAAGAAGGGGTTGAAGTCGGTCCCTATACGATCATCGGCGCGGATGTCCATATCGGGAAAAACACCATCATCGGACCTCACGTGGTGGTGGAAGATCATACCGATATCGGAGAGGAATGCCGCATCTTCCAGTTCTCTTCCCTGGGCGGCGCTCCCCAGGACTTAAAATTCAAGGGAGAAAAAACACGTCTCATCATAGGAAACCACAATACGATCAGGGAATTTGTCACCATCAACCGGGCCACCTCTGCCGACATCGGGGTGACAATCATCGGGGATCATAACCTTTTGATGGCTTACTGCCACGTCGCCCATAACTGTAAATTGGGGAATCATATCGTCATGGCCAATGCCGCCACTCTCGCCGGCCATATCCATGTAGAAGACTTTGCCATCATCGGCGGCCTGACGGGTATCCATCAGTTCACCCGTATCGGCGCCCATTGTATTATCGGCGGCGCTTCCGCTGTTGCTAAAGACGTCCCCCCATATATCATGGCTGCCGGCAACCACGCAAAGCCCTATGGCCTCAACCTGATCGGTATGAAACGCAGAGGTTTCAAAGAAGAAACAATCAAGGCCTTGAAAGAGGCCTACCGGCTTATATTCCGTTCATCTCTTTTACTTACTGTAGCGATAGAAAGGGTCGAAAACGAGGTTGCGGACACGCCCGAGGTCCGCCATTTTATTGATTTCATACAAAAATCAGAAAGAGGAATCATAAGATAG
- the lpxD gene encoding UDP-3-O-(3-hydroxymyristoyl)glucosamine N-acyltransferase — protein MRKTLNEMAELLNGKVVGNGFVVIERIQGIDEAGEGDLTFIANPQYRKKLETTNASAILVSPGTESTGKNLLIVPDPYAALGQALALFYPEETEPAGVSKNAFIEGGAVVSKEATIYPGVYVGAGARIERGVVLYPSVFVGRDAVIDEDSVLYSNVTVYRRCVIGKRVILHAGVVVGADGFGFARPGEENLKIPQVGIVQIDDDVEVGANTTIDRGTLSKTWIQRGVKIDNLVQIGHNVVIGENSVIVAQVGIAGSARLGKSCIIGGQAGLGGHISIGDHVVVVGQSGVHEDVLPGQVVSGTPHVPHRTWLKAQACIPRLPEMRKTIISLAERMEKLEERIKDK, from the coding sequence GTGAGAAAGACGCTAAACGAGATGGCGGAACTTTTAAACGGGAAAGTTGTGGGTAACGGTTTTGTCGTCATTGAGCGTATCCAGGGGATTGATGAAGCCGGAGAGGGGGATCTGACGTTTATCGCAAATCCCCAATATCGCAAAAAACTCGAAACAACCAATGCCTCTGCCATCCTGGTCTCACCGGGGACAGAAAGTACAGGCAAGAACCTCCTCATCGTTCCCGACCCGTATGCCGCCCTCGGCCAGGCCTTAGCCCTCTTCTATCCCGAGGAGACTGAACCTGCCGGGGTCAGCAAAAACGCTTTTATTGAAGGAGGAGCCGTTGTCTCCAAGGAGGCCACGATCTACCCGGGTGTCTATGTAGGGGCAGGAGCGAGGATTGAACGGGGAGTCGTCCTCTACCCCAGTGTCTTCGTGGGCCGTGATGCTGTCATTGACGAGGACTCCGTTCTCTATTCAAACGTTACGGTTTATCGGAGATGTGTTATTGGAAAGCGGGTCATTCTCCATGCCGGTGTGGTCGTGGGGGCTGACGGGTTCGGTTTTGCCAGGCCGGGAGAGGAAAACCTGAAAATTCCTCAGGTGGGCATTGTTCAGATAGATGATGACGTCGAGGTGGGAGCCAACACCACGATAGATCGTGGAACACTCAGCAAGACATGGATCCAGAGGGGTGTAAAGATTGACAATCTGGTGCAGATTGGACATAATGTGGTTATCGGTGAAAATTCTGTAATTGTGGCCCAGGTTGGTATCGCAGGAAGCGCCAGACTTGGTAAAAGTTGCATCATCGGTGGTCAGGCAGGGCTGGGCGGTCATATCAGTATCGGAGATCATGTTGTGGTGGTAGGGCAGTCAGGGGTCCACGAAGATGTTCTCCCGGGGCAGGTTGTCTCCGGCACGCCACATGTACCTCACCGGACCTGGTTGAAGGCTCAAGCCTGTATTCCCCGGCTTCCGGAAATGCGGAAGACTATTATCTCACTCGCGGAGCGAATGGAAAAACTGGAGGAGAGGATAAAAGATAAATGA
- a CDS encoding OmpH family outer membrane protein has translation MKRYGLAISGILMVLVSVLVLPGFHAMAGEKIGFVDIREVMLNSDAGKKAAEEFKKLLEKDRILIQERETELKKLKDEVEKQSSILTETARKEKEAAYQKKFRDYQLLVKDINEDLQAKDRELANKMVPEILKLLAAIGEKEKYTLILDIGTIQVPYFAKENDITKQVIEEFNKTHKPQK, from the coding sequence ATGAAAAGATATGGTTTAGCGATTTCAGGTATATTGATGGTCCTGGTATCTGTCCTGGTCTTGCCCGGTTTCCATGCTATGGCGGGTGAAAAAATAGGATTTGTTGACATAAGAGAGGTGATGCTTAATTCAGATGCTGGAAAGAAGGCAGCGGAGGAGTTTAAAAAGCTCTTGGAAAAGGACAGAATCCTTATCCAGGAAAGAGAAACAGAGTTGAAGAAACTCAAGGACGAGGTTGAAAAACAGAGTTCAATCCTCACTGAGACCGCCAGGAAAGAAAAAGAAGCGGCCTACCAGAAAAAGTTTAGGGACTATCAACTTCTGGTCAAGGATATCAACGAAGACCTCCAGGCAAAAGATCGGGAACTTGCCAATAAAATGGTTCCTGAAATACTCAAGTTATTGGCCGCTATCGGAGAGAAGGAAAAGTACACTTTGATCCTTGACATAGGCACCATACAGGTCCCCTACTTCGCCAAGGAAAACGACATAACAAAACAGGTTATCGAAGAATTCAACAAAACCCATAAACCACAAAAGTAG